A genomic region of uncultured Roseibium sp. contains the following coding sequences:
- a CDS encoding LacI family DNA-binding transcriptional regulator, whose amino-acid sequence MSEPVDRPATIEDVAKLAGVSIATVSRALRSPEKVAESTRKKVTAAIARTGYTANAMAQNLRMQRSKMVLVLASSIADPNFAGILTGLEKAANDRGYGVLIGNTEGTTGLEQNYLRFLSTGMADGLVLLTGHIPVAGEPKTPLATLPAIVATERPVNTSEISYVGVDDVAASKMATEYLISLGHRRITFISGGRADIRSDLRHKGYCQGLKESPEALRDWRVEGDGTSESGRAAVERLFIKDDLPTAFYCFNDNTAIGVISALQLRGYRVPEDFSVLGFDDIPFASNFSPALTTIRQPRHHIGEKAMNILLDRLANRSLETRSQLLHGDLIVRESCAGVARKRA is encoded by the coding sequence ATGAGCGAACCGGTGGACCGTCCGGCGACAATTGAAGACGTTGCAAAGCTTGCGGGTGTTTCCATCGCGACCGTGAGCCGCGCATTGCGGTCACCGGAGAAGGTTGCCGAGAGCACGCGCAAGAAGGTCACCGCCGCCATCGCACGCACCGGCTATACCGCGAACGCGATGGCGCAGAACCTGCGCATGCAGCGATCCAAGATGGTGCTGGTGCTCGCATCCTCGATTGCCGATCCGAACTTCGCCGGTATCCTGACCGGTCTGGAAAAGGCGGCCAACGACCGAGGCTACGGCGTCCTCATCGGCAATACCGAGGGAACCACGGGTCTGGAACAGAATTACCTGCGCTTTCTGTCGACAGGCATGGCCGATGGGCTGGTGCTCCTGACCGGTCACATTCCGGTCGCGGGCGAACCGAAAACGCCTCTGGCAACACTGCCGGCGATCGTTGCCACGGAGCGGCCGGTCAACACCTCCGAGATCAGTTATGTCGGTGTGGACGATGTCGCCGCCTCCAAGATGGCAACGGAGTACCTGATTTCGCTCGGCCACCGCAGGATCACCTTCATCTCCGGCGGACGCGCCGACATCCGCAGCGATCTGAGGCACAAGGGCTATTGCCAGGGATTGAAGGAATCGCCGGAAGCCCTGCGCGACTGGCGCGTCGAGGGAGACGGCACGAGCGAAAGCGGCCGCGCGGCCGTCGAAAGGCTGTTCATCAAGGATGACCTGCCGACAGCCTTCTACTGCTTCAACGACAACACGGCCATCGGGGTCATCTCGGCGTTGCAGCTGCGCGGCTACCGGGTCCCGGAGGACTTCTCCGTTCTGGGCTTTGACGACATTCCTTTCGCCAGCAATTTTTCGCCGGCGCTGACGACGATCCGCCAGCCGCGCCACCACATCGGCGAAAAGGCGATGAACATTCTGCTTGACCGCCTGGCAAACCGGTCGCTCGAGACGCGCTCGCAGCTACTGCACGGGGATCTGATCGTGCGTGAAAGCTGCGCTGGCGTTGCCAGAAAACGGGCCTGA
- a CDS encoding isocitrate/isopropylmalate family dehydrogenase, producing MRIALIKGDGIGVDVSEATIAVVESALQKTGHAKPSYDEINAGAGYFRDTGRDIEADGEKRAEAADAIFLGAIGLPSIRHTDGTEISPHLRLRDAFGLYAGVRPVKAYPNAPQRLADPRASGIDLVILRESTEGLFYSAATHNRSLVVNDDEVQDILRITRKTTTKLHEFAFNLARKRRERGSSGKLTCVDKANVFTSLAFFRQLFDEVKARHPDVDVGYNYVDAQALDLVRKPWEFDVLVTENMFGDILSDLAGGLVGGMGMAACAEIGDEVGLFQPAHGSAPDIMGQDKANPLAAILSGALMLDYLSEKLDEPGLADAADLINAAVDTGFAQNALRPMEFGGDMGTRAVTEQILATIQDTSQARSSVSA from the coding sequence ATGAGAATTGCCCTGATCAAAGGCGACGGCATCGGCGTGGACGTTTCCGAAGCGACCATTGCCGTGGTGGAATCCGCGCTTCAGAAAACGGGACACGCCAAACCGTCCTATGACGAGATAAACGCAGGTGCCGGTTACTTCAGGGACACGGGACGCGATATCGAAGCCGACGGCGAAAAACGCGCGGAAGCAGCCGACGCCATCTTTCTCGGCGCAATTGGCCTGCCGTCAATCCGGCACACGGATGGAACGGAAATTTCGCCGCATCTGAGATTGCGTGATGCCTTCGGTCTCTATGCCGGCGTCAGACCGGTCAAGGCCTATCCCAATGCACCTCAGCGGCTGGCGGACCCGCGTGCGTCCGGCATCGATCTCGTCATCTTGAGGGAGTCGACGGAAGGTCTGTTTTATTCCGCAGCGACCCACAATCGCAGTCTTGTCGTCAATGATGACGAGGTTCAGGACATCCTGAGGATCACACGCAAGACCACGACGAAGCTGCACGAGTTCGCTTTCAATCTTGCCCGCAAGCGCCGCGAACGCGGCAGCTCGGGCAAACTGACCTGCGTCGACAAGGCCAATGTCTTTACCTCCCTCGCCTTCTTCCGGCAGCTCTTCGACGAGGTGAAAGCAAGGCACCCGGACGTGGACGTGGGCTACAACTATGTCGACGCGCAGGCGCTCGATCTCGTGCGCAAGCCCTGGGAATTCGACGTGCTGGTGACCGAGAACATGTTCGGCGACATCCTGTCGGACCTTGCCGGCGGGCTGGTCGGCGGCATGGGCATGGCCGCCTGCGCGGAGATCGGCGATGAGGTCGGCCTGTTCCAGCCGGCGCATGGCAGCGCGCCCGACATCATGGGCCAGGACAAGGCCAACCCGCTCGCCGCCATTCTCAGCGGCGCGCTGATGCTGGACTACCTGTCGGAGAAGCTCGATGAGCCCGGTCTTGCAGACGCTGCGGACCTGATCAACGCAGCCGTGGACACAGGATTTGCGCAAAATGCCCTGAGACCGATGGAATTCGGTGGCGACATGGGCACACGCGCTGTGACGGAACAGATCCTCGCAACCATTCAGGACACTTCCCAGGCGCGCAGCAGCGTCAGCGCGTAA
- the otnK gene encoding 3-oxo-tetronate kinase yields MKLGVIADDFTGASDIALTLSEGGMRTAQFVGVPKRAPDGDIEAGVVGLKSRTIPAAEAVEGSLAACDWLIAQGCTQIVFKVCSTFDSTDEGNIGPVAAALAERLGETRVLVCPAFPENGRTVYQGHLFVKDTLLSESGMQNHPLTPMRDPDLRRVLSRQTDWPVAHLSLSGLHEGEDASPDPAADKSMVIADAITNDDLFAIGRAAKNRKLVVGGSGIALGLPGNFGALPGDTAWQGHHGKAIVLSGSCSLATREQVETFKAKAPSRELAVSDIMENRLSLQELVEWTLQQEQAPLLYSSAEPETVAAAQQKYGKEKSSQAVERLFANLAAALSQSGVTRIVVAGGETSGAVVSGVSAQSLEVGPRIAAGVPALKVAESDLLLALKSGNFGGPDFFHEALSVLGGAS; encoded by the coding sequence ATGAAGCTCGGTGTGATCGCAGACGATTTTACCGGCGCATCCGACATTGCACTGACGCTTTCGGAGGGCGGCATGCGCACAGCCCAGTTCGTCGGCGTCCCGAAGCGTGCGCCGGACGGCGACATAGAGGCCGGTGTTGTCGGTCTGAAATCGAGAACCATTCCAGCCGCCGAGGCCGTGGAAGGCTCGCTGGCGGCCTGCGACTGGCTCATTGCCCAGGGCTGCACGCAGATCGTGTTCAAGGTCTGCTCGACCTTCGATTCCACTGACGAAGGCAATATCGGCCCGGTCGCAGCCGCACTTGCCGAGCGTCTCGGGGAAACCCGCGTTCTGGTCTGTCCGGCGTTCCCGGAAAACGGCCGGACGGTTTACCAGGGACACCTGTTCGTCAAGGATACGCTGCTGAGCGAAAGCGGCATGCAGAACCATCCGCTCACGCCCATGCGAGATCCCGATCTTCGCCGGGTCCTGTCCAGGCAGACGGACTGGCCCGTTGCGCATCTGTCCCTGTCCGGTCTCCACGAAGGTGAAGACGCGTCGCCTGATCCGGCAGCGGACAAATCCATGGTCATCGCCGATGCGATTACGAATGACGACCTGTTCGCGATCGGACGCGCCGCGAAAAACAGGAAACTGGTCGTCGGCGGCTCGGGCATCGCTCTCGGACTGCCCGGTAATTTCGGAGCGTTACCGGGAGATACCGCGTGGCAAGGGCATCACGGCAAGGCAATCGTCCTTTCCGGTTCCTGCTCGCTTGCCACGCGCGAACAGGTCGAAACCTTCAAGGCAAAGGCCCCGAGCCGGGAACTGGCTGTCTCCGACATCATGGAAAACAGGTTGTCCCTTCAGGAACTTGTCGAATGGACCCTGCAACAGGAACAAGCGCCCCTGCTCTATTCCTCCGCCGAGCCGGAAACCGTTGCTGCCGCGCAGCAGAAATACGGCAAGGAAAAGAGCTCTCAAGCCGTTGAACGGCTGTTTGCAAATCTTGCCGCAGCTCTTTCGCAGTCCGGTGTGACACGGATCGTTGTCGCCGGCGGCGAGACCTCGGGCGCCGTGGTATCCGGCGTGTCTGCGCAATCGCTTGAAGTCGGCCCGCGCATCGCTGCGGGCGTGCCTGCGCTCAAGGTTGCCGAAAGCGATCTTCTGCTCGCTCTCAAATCGGGCAACTTCGGAGGCCCGGACTTTTTCCACGAAGCGCTCTCGGTGCTGGGAGGGGCTTCGTGA
- a CDS encoding N-acyl homoserine lactonase family protein yields MTPWEVFAVKYADRNERTRKDSFLFDDDHHLPHDMDYFIWVLRRVNEIVLVDTGYDQDEGDRRGRPVRLNPVEALAPLGIDPEAVSTIIVTHLHYDHAGGLKHFPNATIHLQAAEMAYATGPCMCHGTLQAPFTVDHVCEAVKRLYSGRVVFHEGEGEVREGVTVHHTGGHSKGLQAVRVLTQAGWMCLASDTSHYYENFLEAKPFPIVVDLDDMLQGFQTIRKLASSDKLVVPGHDPLVRDLFPAHGPDHVIRLDTGPQKWIQS; encoded by the coding sequence ATGACACCCTGGGAAGTTTTTGCCGTCAAATATGCCGACCGGAATGAACGGACGCGGAAGGACAGTTTCCTTTTTGATGACGACCATCACCTGCCGCATGACATGGACTACTTCATCTGGGTTCTCAGGAGGGTCAACGAGATCGTTCTCGTGGACACCGGTTACGACCAGGACGAGGGAGACCGGCGCGGCCGTCCGGTCAGGCTGAACCCCGTCGAAGCGCTGGCCCCGCTCGGGATCGATCCGGAGGCGGTCTCAACCATCATCGTGACCCACCTCCATTACGACCACGCTGGCGGTCTGAAACACTTTCCAAACGCGACCATCCATCTGCAGGCGGCAGAAATGGCCTATGCGACCGGCCCCTGCATGTGCCACGGCACCCTGCAGGCGCCGTTCACGGTCGACCACGTCTGCGAAGCCGTCAAGCGGCTCTATTCGGGACGTGTTGTCTTCCATGAAGGCGAAGGTGAAGTCCGGGAGGGTGTCACCGTTCATCACACGGGCGGGCACAGCAAGGGGCTTCAGGCCGTGCGCGTGCTGACGCAGGCCGGCTGGATGTGCCTGGCGTCGGACACGTCGCACTATTACGAAAACTTCCTGGAAGCCAAACCGTTCCCGATCGTGGTCGATCTTGACGACATGCTGCAGGGCTTCCAGACCATTCGAAAGCTGGCGAGTTCCGACAAGCTTGTCGTGCCAGGACACGATCCGCTGGTGCGCGATCTCTTCCCCGCACATGGGCCGGATCATGTCATCCGCCTCGACACCGGCCCGCAAAAATGGATCCAGTCATGA
- a CDS encoding putative quinol monooxygenase: MFAVTVRFEIRDGMFETFMPLMLDNAKASLQEEPGCHQFDVCTDPGRPGEVFLYEIYDDAEAFQVHLKTPHFLAFDAQVSTMIAEKSVATYSKVSS, from the coding sequence GTGTTTGCAGTCACAGTCCGATTTGAAATCAGGGACGGGATGTTCGAGACGTTCATGCCCCTGATGCTAGACAACGCAAAAGCGTCGCTCCAGGAAGAGCCCGGTTGCCACCAGTTCGATGTCTGCACCGATCCGGGCAGGCCCGGGGAGGTTTTTCTCTACGAGATCTACGATGACGCCGAAGCCTTTCAGGTTCATCTGAAGACGCCGCATTTTCTTGCTTTCGATGCGCAGGTTTCAACGATGATCGCGGAAAAGTCGGTCGCGACCTATTCGAAGGTGAGTTCATGA
- a CDS encoding TRAP transporter large permease, whose protein sequence is MILLFVVAVFLTTVFLGIPLVWAILITAVLPIIVFDLGYPLQALFLNFIGGVEPNHFLAIPLFIVAGEMMSRGGVGLRIIGFARAAFGFMAGGLGMVVVGASMIFGGISGSAIADSAAIGSVMIKNMSREGYNTAFAAGLVAAAGTIGIIIPPSIPMLIYGFVGNVSVADLFLAGMVPGILFGAMFMAVCYYVGKTSKCDPGGRTTTLQELTSSFIGTAPALFMPVLILGGIFTGWVTPTEAAALAVVYGLFVTTVVYRDFKLKDLPRLLVDSFVTSSVVMVVIGATTVLGWLITLEQMPQILVGFVQDFSSGPWMFLLLVNIVLLVLGLVLDPVPAILLTAPLFLPTAKAFGVDPVHLGVIMTCNVAVGLFTPPVGATLYVASRISGVGVLSIARNMAHLYLAAIAALLAVTYLPFVSMGMVYLFR, encoded by the coding sequence ATGATCCTGCTTTTTGTCGTTGCCGTATTCCTGACGACGGTTTTTCTTGGCATCCCCCTGGTCTGGGCCATCCTGATCACGGCCGTTCTGCCCATCATCGTGTTCGACCTCGGCTATCCGCTGCAGGCGCTGTTCCTGAACTTCATCGGCGGTGTCGAACCGAACCACTTCCTCGCCATCCCGCTGTTCATCGTCGCGGGCGAAATGATGAGCCGGGGCGGTGTCGGACTGCGCATCATCGGCTTCGCCCGGGCCGCCTTCGGCTTCATGGCCGGGGGACTCGGGATGGTGGTCGTCGGCGCATCAATGATCTTCGGCGGCATTTCCGGATCGGCAATCGCGGACAGCGCCGCGATCGGATCGGTCATGATCAAGAACATGTCTCGGGAGGGCTACAACACCGCATTCGCGGCCGGGCTTGTCGCGGCAGCCGGCACCATCGGTATCATTATCCCACCCTCGATCCCGATGCTGATCTACGGTTTTGTCGGAAATGTCTCGGTCGCGGACCTGTTTCTGGCGGGCATGGTGCCCGGCATCCTGTTCGGCGCCATGTTCATGGCGGTCTGCTATTATGTCGGCAAGACCAGCAAATGCGATCCGGGCGGACGCACCACCACCTTGCAGGAGCTGACAAGCTCGTTCATCGGCACGGCCCCGGCCCTTTTCATGCCGGTGCTGATCCTCGGCGGCATTTTCACCGGATGGGTGACACCGACCGAGGCCGCGGCCCTTGCCGTTGTCTACGGCTTGTTCGTCACCACCGTTGTCTACCGGGACTTCAAGCTGAAGGACCTGCCCAGGCTGCTGGTCGATTCCTTCGTGACCAGTTCCGTCGTCATGGTCGTGATCGGCGCGACGACCGTCCTCGGCTGGCTGATCACGCTGGAACAGATGCCGCAGATCCTGGTGGGATTTGTCCAGGACTTTTCCAGCGGCCCGTGGATGTTCCTGCTCCTGGTCAACATTGTCCTCTTGGTTCTCGGGCTGGTGCTGGACCCGGTGCCTGCCATCCTGCTGACCGCGCCGCTGTTTCTGCCGACAGCCAAGGCGTTCGGGGTCGATCCGGTCCATCTCGGCGTGATCATGACCTGCAACGTGGCCGTCGGCCTGTTTACCCCGCCTGTCGGCGCGACACTTTATGTCGCCTCGAGGATCTCCGGGGTCGGCGTCCTGTCGATCGCCCGCAACATGGCGCATCTTTATCTCGCGGCGATCGCTGCCCTTCTCGCTGTCACCTACCTTCCCTTCGTATCGATGGGTATGGTCTACTTGTTCCGATAG
- a CDS encoding TRAP transporter small permease, giving the protein MDYRDHYPAVLRWLSHLVDVCLMLGGFSIVTLVFCNASLRGFAGFDLAWSLEVTSFLLLWSTFIGCAAAVARGAHMRVTEIVERLMPYRGQRVLSITIDVIIAILLMSLIYTGYNISVHTWAQKTTVLYWPVGLLYASMPVGMALTLIFHLFNMVFDIRNPVVPHGTHSDGGEALL; this is encoded by the coding sequence TTGGATTACCGAGATCATTATCCGGCTGTGCTGCGCTGGCTCAGCCATCTGGTGGACGTGTGCCTCATGCTTGGCGGGTTTTCCATCGTCACGCTGGTTTTCTGCAATGCATCGCTGCGCGGTTTTGCCGGCTTCGACCTGGCGTGGTCGCTGGAAGTCACCAGCTTCCTGCTGCTCTGGAGCACGTTCATCGGCTGCGCTGCCGCTGTCGCCAGGGGCGCGCACATGCGCGTGACGGAAATCGTCGAACGTCTGATGCCCTATCGCGGCCAGCGCGTGCTTTCCATCACCATCGACGTCATCATCGCCATTCTGCTGATGAGCCTGATCTACACCGGATACAACATCTCGGTTCATACCTGGGCACAGAAGACGACGGTGCTCTATTGGCCTGTCGGGCTTTTGTACGCTTCCATGCCCGTCGGCATGGCTCTCACACTGATTTTCCATCTCTTCAACATGGTGTTCGACATTCGCAATCCCGTCGTTCCCCATGGGACTCATTCAGACGGTGGCGAGGCACTGCTATGA
- a CDS encoding TRAP transporter substrate-binding protein has translation MLDKKSLSRLFLSAALIVAGAGSALAVETLRFSHTDNPGGSRQAAAELFAEKVAEYTDGRYEVQIFPSGQLANDPKAIELLQLGGIDFTVSATGSYATHLPSLNLTAMPFLVDTYEQGWELYDNSAWLQGEFEKLPEKGFRVLSTWEAGFRSFTTNEPLASPTDAESMKMRVFPNDMIRWSMEAIGFQTVVMPITDVYLSIQQGIVNGQENPVDTINSLRFYEVAPHITLTRHVYSPLPLTIAEKTWQSFSDEDKEAVLKAAAESATFSRDLVKSSVDSQLTQMTEEGAKVSVPEIGPFREAVQPVYAKAKDVYGAEAVDNILSDAAAIREALPAQN, from the coding sequence ATGCTTGACAAGAAATCCCTGAGCCGCCTGTTTTTGAGCGCGGCGCTCATCGTTGCCGGCGCAGGCAGCGCCCTTGCCGTTGAAACGCTGCGCTTCAGCCACACCGACAATCCCGGTGGATCGCGCCAGGCGGCCGCGGAGCTGTTTGCCGAGAAGGTCGCCGAGTACACCGACGGCCGCTACGAAGTGCAGATTTTCCCGTCCGGACAGCTCGCGAACGACCCGAAGGCAATCGAACTTCTGCAGCTTGGCGGCATCGACTTCACCGTGTCCGCGACGGGCAGCTATGCAACGCATCTGCCGTCCCTCAACCTCACCGCCATGCCATTCCTGGTCGACACCTACGAACAGGGCTGGGAGCTTTATGACAATTCGGCCTGGCTGCAGGGCGAGTTCGAAAAACTGCCGGAGAAAGGGTTCCGCGTCCTGTCGACCTGGGAAGCCGGCTTCCGTAGCTTCACCACCAATGAGCCGCTCGCGTCGCCGACCGATGCGGAGTCGATGAAAATGCGCGTCTTCCCGAACGACATGATCCGCTGGTCGATGGAAGCGATCGGCTTCCAGACGGTGGTGATGCCGATCACCGACGTTTATCTCTCCATCCAGCAGGGCATCGTGAACGGTCAGGAAAACCCGGTCGACACGATCAATTCCTTGCGGTTCTACGAAGTCGCGCCGCACATCACGCTGACCCGGCACGTCTACAGCCCGCTGCCGCTGACCATTGCGGAAAAGACCTGGCAGTCCTTCTCCGATGAAGACAAGGAAGCCGTTCTGAAGGCGGCTGCGGAATCCGCCACTTTCAGCCGCGATCTCGTCAAAAGCTCGGTCGACAGCCAGCTGACGCAGATGACCGAGGAAGGCGCCAAGGTCAGTGTGCCGGAGATCGGTCCGTTCCGCGAAGCCGTCCAGCCGGTCTATGCAAAGGCGAAGGACGTCTATGGTGCGGAAGCGGTCGACAACATCCTTTCCGATGCCGCGGCCATCAGGGAAGCGCTTCCGGCACAGAACTGA
- a CDS encoding Gfo/Idh/MocA family oxidoreductase — translation MVEGTDTLRVACLGAGYFARFHYEAWRRLQRVRLVGACDRDPEKAKATGLTAFEDLDTMLKMATPDLLDIITPPPTHLPAITAAISKGVRTIICQKPFCTSLSEAREAADLAEKAGVVLVVHENFRFQPWYRAIRQALDENLIGDLLQLTFRLRTGDGQGPEAYLDRQPYFQTMPKLLIHETGVHWVDTFRYLLGEPEAVYADLRKLNPVIAGEDAGYFVFDYANGVRALFDGNRLLDHAAENCRTTLGEALVEGTRGTLTLAGDGSVGLRHFGSLEDSVLLPAREWEGFGGDCVKNLICHVVDGVLDGKPLENEASDYLKVIAIEQAIYESDRLGQKIREFAVA, via the coding sequence ATGGTGGAAGGCACGGACACCTTACGCGTCGCCTGCTTGGGGGCCGGCTATTTCGCACGGTTTCACTATGAAGCCTGGCGGAGACTGCAAAGGGTGAGGCTTGTCGGTGCGTGTGACCGGGACCCTGAAAAGGCAAAGGCGACGGGCCTGACCGCATTCGAGGATCTGGACACCATGCTCAAGATGGCCACTCCTGACCTGCTCGACATCATCACGCCGCCGCCGACCCACCTGCCGGCAATCACGGCCGCGATTTCAAAGGGTGTCAGGACGATCATCTGCCAGAAACCGTTTTGCACGTCGCTGTCCGAAGCGCGCGAGGCGGCAGATCTCGCCGAAAAGGCGGGTGTCGTGCTGGTGGTCCACGAGAATTTCCGCTTCCAGCCCTGGTATCGTGCGATCAGGCAGGCGCTTGACGAAAACCTGATCGGAGACCTTCTCCAGCTTACGTTCCGGCTCCGCACCGGCGACGGGCAGGGGCCGGAGGCCTACCTCGACCGGCAGCCCTATTTTCAGACAATGCCGAAACTTCTGATCCACGAAACCGGCGTTCACTGGGTCGACACCTTCCGCTATCTCCTGGGAGAGCCTGAGGCCGTTTACGCCGACCTTCGAAAACTCAATCCGGTCATCGCCGGAGAGGACGCCGGTTATTTTGTCTTCGACTATGCCAATGGCGTGCGTGCGCTTTTCGACGGCAACCGGCTCCTGGATCATGCAGCGGAAAACTGCAGGACAACCCTGGGCGAAGCACTCGTTGAAGGCACCCGCGGAACCCTGACGCTTGCCGGAGATGGTTCTGTCGGTTTGCGCCATTTTGGATCGCTGGAAGACAGTGTCCTGCTTCCGGCAAGGGAATGGGAAGGTTTCGGCGGTGACTGCGTCAAGAATCTCATCTGTCACGTGGTTGACGGGGTGCTGGACGGCAAACCCTTGGAAAATGAGGCAAGTGACTATCTGAAGGTAATTGCGATAGAACAGGCGATCTATGAGTCTGACCGGCTGGGTCAGAAGATCCGGGAGTTTGCCGTTGCTTGA
- a CDS encoding GntR family transcriptional regulator, which translates to MLEAPKPKTITTQAMEQIRQLIFDGELAAGSDHLESELAGRLGMSRTPVREATLMLAQQGLLEVRPRKGVRIATLSLKDMEEIYAVLTELESLAAEEAAERNYSEGALATLKQSIEAMETALEQQDREAWAVADNAFHEELVRLGGNSRVEAIVAMMANQVRRARAMTLFIRPLPVKSNEDHRAVYDAIRQGNPALARERHRNHRRDAREVLIDLLKKHKLFQL; encoded by the coding sequence TTGCTTGAAGCACCGAAGCCGAAGACGATCACGACACAGGCAATGGAGCAGATCCGTCAACTGATCTTCGATGGTGAACTTGCAGCTGGATCCGATCATCTGGAAAGCGAGCTTGCCGGCCGTCTCGGCATGTCGCGCACGCCGGTCCGGGAGGCGACGCTGATGCTGGCCCAGCAGGGGCTTCTTGAAGTCCGCCCGAGAAAGGGTGTCCGGATTGCAACGCTGTCCCTGAAGGACATGGAAGAGATTTATGCCGTCCTGACCGAACTTGAGAGCCTGGCTGCCGAAGAAGCAGCGGAAAGGAACTATTCCGAAGGCGCACTCGCGACCCTCAAGCAATCTATCGAGGCGATGGAAACCGCGCTGGAGCAACAGGACCGGGAGGCCTGGGCCGTCGCGGACAATGCCTTCCACGAGGAACTTGTGAGGCTCGGCGGCAATTCCAGGGTGGAGGCCATCGTGGCGATGATGGCGAACCAGGTCCGGCGCGCGCGCGCCATGACCCTGTTCATCCGCCCGTTGCCGGTCAAGTCGAACGAAGACCATCGCGCGGTCTATGACGCGATACGGCAGGGCAACCCGGCTCTTGCGCGCGAACGCCACCGCAATCACCGCCGCGATGCGCGTGAGGTTCTGATAGATCTTCTCAAGAAGCACAAGCTGTTTCAGCTCTAA